From the Burkholderia ubonensis genome, one window contains:
- a CDS encoding DUF6933 domain-containing protein produces the protein MFHLHCTRKLLDRLGRHPISDPESTPAPMLGHWYATALFWRPQVALCVNERTLLPILMPLAPAATLPARFPEALATVLQAHGWDAAIVDAEMQHMRECKIAKTANRSVVGTLNEFAFLALAWKEEQSAQPDLHHISMRLADIPCKPLRYDSPAQRIRSFAESATPGR, from the coding sequence ATGTTTCACCTCCACTGTACCCGCAAGCTACTCGATCGCCTAGGTCGCCATCCGATCTCCGACCCGGAAAGTACGCCGGCGCCCATGTTGGGCCATTGGTACGCCACGGCGCTGTTCTGGCGCCCTCAAGTGGCCCTTTGCGTCAACGAACGCACGCTCTTGCCGATCCTCATGCCGCTCGCGCCAGCAGCGACCCTGCCTGCTCGTTTTCCGGAAGCACTGGCAACCGTGTTGCAAGCGCATGGATGGGACGCCGCGATAGTCGATGCCGAGATGCAGCACATGCGCGAATGCAAGATTGCGAAGACCGCCAACCGAAGCGTCGTTGGAACGCTCAACGAATTCGCATTTCTCGCTCTTGCCTGGAAAGAAGAACAAAGCGCGCAGCCGGATCTACACCACATCTCCATGAGGCTCGCCGACATACCGTGTAAGCCATTACGTTACGACAGCCCAGCACAACGAATACGGAGCTTCGCAGAAAGTGCAACACCGGGGCGATAG